One genomic segment of Clostridium estertheticum subsp. estertheticum includes these proteins:
- a CDS encoding electron transfer flavoprotein subunit beta/FixA family protein codes for MNIVVCLKQVPDTNEVKIDPKTGTLIREGVPSIINPDDKNALEESLRLKDEHGAHVTVISMGPPQAEKALREALAMGADEAILVSDRAFAGADTLATSHALAATLKKLDYDVVFAGRQAIDGDTAQVGPEIAEHLNLAQITYVEKVNVIKGGLKVRRAWEDGYEDIEVKTPVLLTAIKELNEPRYMNIKNIFEMFQTKEVKVWNAADIGADIAVLGLKGSPTKVKKSMTKEPKGKGELIQLPAAEAALYAVSKLKENHFI; via the coding sequence ATGAATATAGTTGTATGTTTAAAACAAGTTCCGGATACAAACGAAGTTAAAATAGATCCTAAAACAGGAACCCTTATAAGAGAAGGAGTTCCATCAATAATAAATCCAGATGATAAAAATGCATTAGAAGAATCATTAAGATTAAAAGATGAACATGGTGCGCACGTGACTGTAATTAGCATGGGACCACCTCAGGCAGAAAAAGCATTAAGAGAAGCTTTAGCTATGGGTGCTGATGAAGCAATACTTGTATCAGATCGTGCATTTGCAGGAGCAGATACTTTAGCTACATCACATGCACTTGCTGCAACTTTAAAGAAATTAGACTACGATGTAGTATTTGCTGGAAGACAAGCAATTGATGGAGATACAGCGCAAGTTGGACCAGAAATTGCAGAACATTTAAATCTTGCACAAATAACATACGTTGAAAAAGTTAACGTAATTAAGGGCGGATTAAAAGTTAGAAGAGCTTGGGAAGATGGATATGAAGATATAGAAGTTAAAACTCCTGTTCTTTTAACAGCTATAAAAGAATTAAATGAACCAAGATATATGAACATAAAAAACATTTTTGAAATGTTCCAAACTAAAGAAGTAAAAGTTTGGAATGCAGCAGATATCGGAGCAGACATAGCTGTTCTCGGACTTAAAGGTTCACCAACAAAGGTTAAAAAGTCAATGACTAAAGAACCTAAGGGAAAAGGCGAATTAATACAATTACCAGCAGCAGAAGCTGCGTTATATGCAGTTTCTAAATTAAAAGAAAATCACTTTATCTAA
- a CDS encoding acyl-CoA dehydrogenase: MNFTLTKEQEFVKQMVSEFALNEVKPIAAEIDVTERFPSETVEKMARYHMMGIPIATKYGGAGGNNLSYIIAVEELSKACATTGVILSAHTSLCAGPIDAFGTEDQKMKYLVPLATGEKLGAFGLTEPNAGTDASGQQTTATLGGDNYILNGSKIFITNGGVADTFVVFAMTDKTKGTRGITAFIVEKDFPGFSIGKHEDKLGIRASSTTELVFENCIVPKENMLGKEGRGFGIAMKTLDGGRIGVAAQALGIAEGALDEATKYMKERKQFGKPLAAFQGLQWMVAELDVKIEAAKLLVYKAAFNKDAGLSYTVEAARAKLFASETAMEVTTKAVQIFGGYGYTKEYPLERMMRDAKITEIYEGTSEVQRMVIAGNLLK; encoded by the coding sequence ATGAATTTTACATTGACCAAGGAACAAGAATTTGTAAAACAGATGGTAAGTGAATTCGCATTAAACGAAGTTAAACCAATAGCTGCGGAAATAGATGTTACAGAAAGATTTCCTAGCGAAACTGTAGAAAAAATGGCTAGATACCATATGATGGGTATTCCAATAGCAACTAAATATGGTGGCGCAGGCGGAAACAATTTATCATATATTATTGCTGTTGAAGAATTATCAAAAGCATGTGCAACAACAGGAGTTATATTATCAGCTCATACATCATTATGTGCAGGTCCAATAGATGCTTTTGGAACAGAAGATCAAAAAATGAAATATTTAGTACCACTTGCAACTGGCGAAAAATTAGGAGCTTTTGGATTAACTGAGCCTAATGCTGGTACAGATGCGTCTGGGCAACAGACTACAGCAACTTTAGGCGGTGATAACTATATATTAAATGGTTCAAAAATATTTATCACAAATGGTGGCGTAGCAGATACATTTGTAGTTTTTGCTATGACTGATAAAACTAAGGGAACAAGAGGAATTACAGCTTTTATAGTTGAAAAAGATTTCCCTGGATTCTCAATAGGTAAACATGAAGATAAATTAGGAATAAGAGCATCATCAACAACTGAGCTTGTATTTGAGAACTGTATAGTTCCAAAAGAAAACATGCTTGGAAAAGAAGGAAGAGGTTTCGGTATTGCAATGAAAACTCTTGATGGTGGAAGAATTGGAGTAGCTGCTCAAGCTCTAGGAATCGCTGAAGGAGCATTAGATGAAGCTACTAAATACATGAAAGAAAGAAAACAATTTGGAAAACCACTTGCAGCATTCCAAGGACTTCAATGGATGGTTGCAGAACTTGATGTTAAAATTGAAGCTGCTAAACTTTTAGTTTATAAAGCTGCATTTAATAAAGATGCTGGTTTATCATATACAGTAGAAGCTGCAAGAGCAAAATTATTTGCATCAGAAACTGCTATGGAAGTTACAACAAAAGCTGTTCAAATCTTCGGAGGATATGGATATACTAAAGAATATCCATTAGAAAGAATGATGAGAGATGCGAAGATTACTGAAATATATGAAGGAACTTCAGAAGTTCAAAGAATGGTTATAGCTGGAAATCTATTAAAGTAG
- a CDS encoding DUF2383 domain-containing protein: MNSENIKNLNFLLESEYIAIDSFESLINHANDINIKTKLQNIQRTHKQHTLQISTKIQDLGGRPSGSIGIQGVVAETISNIKHLGTTDNISYLKEALQGEFMAIKTINELITNNSAFSNSTILNNIIKDHQNNIDSLNNIINTSK, encoded by the coding sequence ATGAATAGTGAAAATATTAAAAATTTAAATTTCCTTCTCGAGAGTGAATATATTGCTATTGACAGTTTTGAGTCGCTAATAAACCATGCGAATGACATAAACATTAAAACTAAATTACAAAATATACAACGAACCCATAAGCAACATACTCTGCAAATTTCTACTAAAATACAAGATCTTGGAGGTAGACCCTCTGGCAGTATTGGAATTCAAGGAGTAGTCGCAGAAACTATATCAAATATAAAACATCTGGGCACTACCGATAATATTAGTTATCTTAAGGAAGCCCTACAAGGTGAGTTCATGGCAATAAAAACTATTAATGAATTAATAACAAATAATTCAGCATTTAGTAACTCTACTATCTTAAATAATATAATAAAAGACCATCAAAATAATATTGATTCATTGAATAACATTATTAATACTTCTAAGTAA
- a CDS encoding DMT family transporter has product MKKGFWFIILSAFLFSTMEIVLKMVSNQFNPIQISFLRFFIGSIMLLPLALKNLRGKKLRLNRNDYSFFILTGFICVVVSMTFYQLAIFYCKASIVAVLFSCNPIFVVTFAFFLIGEKLYKHTIITMGLSIIGMICILNPFNMTISLQGIIFIVISTVTFALYSVISNKKSEKFGGVVLTCFSFLMGSLEMLVLILITKLSFISKILSDNGLNEFANIPILHGITISNIPMLAYISIFVTGLGYTFYILAMEETSASTASIVFFIKPALAPILALIILKEAIAANTMIGIAFIVIGSIINFRENNKLARNTIS; this is encoded by the coding sequence ATGAAAAAAGGATTTTGGTTTATTATTCTGTCTGCTTTTCTTTTCAGCACTATGGAAATAGTTTTAAAAATGGTGTCTAATCAATTTAACCCTATACAGATAAGTTTCTTAAGATTTTTTATAGGGTCTATCATGTTACTTCCACTAGCTTTGAAAAATTTAAGGGGTAAAAAGCTCCGTTTAAATAGGAATGATTATTCATTTTTTATATTAACAGGTTTTATTTGTGTTGTAGTAAGTATGACATTTTATCAACTTGCCATTTTTTATTGTAAGGCATCTATAGTTGCAGTTCTCTTTAGTTGCAATCCTATATTTGTAGTTACTTTCGCTTTCTTTTTAATAGGAGAAAAATTATATAAGCATACTATAATTACAATGGGATTAAGCATAATTGGAATGATATGTATATTGAACCCTTTTAATATGACAATCAGTTTGCAAGGTATAATATTTATTGTTATTTCTACTGTGACATTTGCTTTGTATAGTGTAATATCCAATAAGAAATCTGAAAAATTTGGAGGGGTAGTCTTAACTTGTTTTAGCTTTTTAATGGGCAGCCTTGAAATGTTAGTACTTATACTTATTACAAAATTAAGTTTTATATCAAAAATTTTATCAGATAATGGGTTAAATGAATTCGCAAATATTCCAATATTGCATGGGATAACAATAAGCAATATTCCAATGCTTGCTTATATTAGTATTTTTGTAACTGGGCTTGGTTACACGTTTTATATATTAGCAATGGAAGAGACTTCTGCATCTACTGCATCAATTGTATTTTTTATTAAGCCTGCTTTAGCGCCGATTTTAGCTTTAATAATTCTAAAAGAGGCAATTGCCGCAAATACGATGATAGGAATTGCTTTTATTGTTATTGGATCAATTATAAATTTTAGAGAGAATAACAAATTGGCTAGAAACACTATTAGTTAA
- the gtfA gene encoding sucrose phosphorylase: MAVKNQVQLITYPDSMGGNLKILNNVLLKHFSDIFKGGVHILPPFPSSGDRGFAPLTYLMIEPEFGTWEDIKAIGENFDILVDLMVNHISGESVYFQDFLKQGRNSEYADLFITLDKVWEDGKPVKKDIEKMSLRRKVPYSTFKIKETGEEERVWTSFGKTSPSQQIDLDVKSDKVKQLFKELFLHFNNHNVKIVRLDAVGYVIKKLGTSCFFVEPEIYDFLNWIKKLADSMKIELLPEVHSHYSTQYKLAEHGFWIYDFILPYTILDTLINKSSEKLCQYLKERPARQFTMLDCHDGIPVKPDMDGLIDTKEARKLIDLTLKRGSNLSLILSEEDKSEDGFDVHQIRGSYYSLLECDDDAYLAARAIQFFAPGIPQVYYVGLLAGENDVENVKKTGEGREINRHNFSLLEIEQSVKKEVVQRLLKLIRFRNEYPAFNGQFKVLDSSKDVICLYWKKDDSECTLFIDLKTNKSVIEYIDESGKLAQYLI; encoded by the coding sequence ATGGCGGTAAAAAATCAAGTACAGCTTATCACTTATCCAGATTCTATGGGAGGGAATTTAAAAATTCTTAACAATGTACTTTTAAAACATTTTTCTGATATCTTTAAAGGTGGAGTTCATATTCTGCCACCATTTCCGTCTTCGGGAGACAGAGGGTTTGCTCCACTTACATATTTGATGATAGAGCCAGAGTTTGGTACATGGGAGGATATAAAAGCTATAGGTGAAAATTTTGATATACTGGTCGATTTAATGGTTAATCATATTTCAGGTGAGTCTGTATATTTTCAAGATTTCCTTAAGCAAGGTAGAAATTCAGAGTATGCCGATTTATTTATCACTTTGGACAAGGTCTGGGAAGACGGAAAACCGGTTAAAAAAGACATTGAAAAGATGTCACTTCGCAGGAAAGTGCCATATTCGACCTTTAAAATAAAAGAAACCGGTGAGGAAGAAAGGGTATGGACTAGTTTTGGCAAAACTAGTCCTTCTCAGCAGATTGATTTGGATGTAAAGTCGGATAAGGTAAAACAGCTTTTTAAAGAGCTATTTTTGCATTTTAATAATCATAACGTTAAAATAGTAAGATTAGATGCAGTTGGATATGTTATCAAAAAGCTTGGAACAAGTTGTTTTTTTGTAGAACCGGAAATATATGATTTTCTTAATTGGATTAAAAAATTGGCGGATTCTATGAAAATTGAATTGCTTCCAGAAGTTCATTCACATTACTCTACTCAATACAAACTTGCAGAGCATGGGTTCTGGATTTACGATTTTATTCTACCTTATACTATTCTTGATACATTAATAAATAAATCTAGTGAGAAACTTTGTCAATACCTTAAGGAGCGTCCTGCGAGACAATTTACAATGCTTGACTGCCATGATGGTATTCCTGTAAAACCTGATATGGATGGTCTCATAGATACTAAGGAAGCTAGAAAACTTATAGATTTAACCCTTAAGCGAGGTTCAAATTTAAGCCTTATTTTATCAGAAGAAGATAAGTCAGAAGACGGATTTGATGTGCATCAAATAAGAGGGTCTTACTACTCTTTATTGGAGTGTGATGATGATGCATATTTGGCAGCTAGGGCAATTCAATTTTTTGCCCCTGGGATACCGCAGGTATATTATGTGGGACTACTAGCAGGAGAAAATGATGTTGAAAATGTAAAGAAGACCGGTGAAGGTCGTGAAATTAACCGTCACAACTTCAGTCTTTTGGAAATTGAGCAGTCAGTTAAAAAAGAAGTTGTTCAAAGACTTTTAAAACTTATCAGATTTAGAAATGAATATCCTGCATTTAATGGACAATTTAAGGTCTTAGACTCTTCCAAAGATGTTATTTGCCTTTATTGGAAGAAAGATGATAGTGAATGCACATTATTTATCGATTTAAAAACTAATAAGTCTGTGATAGAATATATTGATGAGTCTGGCAAGTTAGCTCAATATTTAATATAA
- a CDS encoding LacI family DNA-binding transcriptional regulator — MATIKDVAKIAEVTVTTVSRVLNNRGYISQITRDKVHEAMKQLDYQPNEIARSLFRRKSNLIGLIIPNVAHPFFAELTSYIEYYAYKAGYKILLCNSYQDSVKEKDYVEMLKRYQVDGIIMGSHTVDTSDYLSPTLPIVALDRTFTNNIPFVTSDNYHGGVLATNLLIDRGCKKIAHISGPLEINTPANKRYQAFMDVVLARKVNFVIKQTKLDIFDGYEKLAYKLFEDYPDIDGVFASSDMIAASIIHVANLVGKDITKDLKIVGYDDINIASLIVPSLTTIKQPIEAMGELAVKILIDLLEKKEVDIENILPVTLVERKTT; from the coding sequence ATGGCAACGATAAAAGATGTGGCTAAAATAGCTGAAGTCACGGTCACAACTGTTTCAAGGGTTCTAAATAATAGAGGCTATATAAGCCAGATTACCAGAGATAAGGTTCATGAGGCTATGAAACAACTTGATTATCAGCCGAATGAAATAGCACGTTCTTTATTTAGAAGAAAGTCTAATTTAATTGGGCTTATTATCCCAAATGTAGCTCATCCATTTTTTGCGGAGCTTACTAGTTATATAGAGTATTATGCTTATAAGGCTGGTTATAAGATTTTGTTGTGTAATTCTTATCAAGATAGTGTTAAGGAGAAAGATTATGTAGAAATGCTTAAAAGATATCAAGTAGATGGAATAATTATGGGAAGCCATACTGTAGATACCTCGGATTATCTTAGTCCCACTTTGCCAATTGTAGCACTTGATAGAACTTTTACTAATAATATACCTTTTGTCACTTCGGATAATTATCATGGAGGTGTTTTAGCTACAAACCTTTTGATAGACAGAGGATGTAAAAAGATTGCGCATATAAGTGGACCTCTTGAAATTAACACTCCAGCAAATAAGCGTTATCAGGCTTTCATGGATGTTGTACTTGCGAGAAAAGTTAATTTTGTTATAAAACAGACAAAGCTTGATATTTTTGATGGATATGAGAAGTTGGCTTATAAGCTGTTTGAAGATTATCCAGATATAGATGGGGTGTTTGCCAGTAGTGATATGATTGCAGCTTCAATAATACATGTTGCTAACTTAGTTGGGAAAGATATCACAAAGGACTTAAAAATTGTTGGATATGATGATATTAATATAGCATCGCTTATTGTTCCATCTTTAACCACAATAAAACAACCAATAGAAGCGATGGGAGAGCTAGCAGTAAAAATTCTAATAGATTTACTTGAAAAAAAAGAAGTAGATATAGAAAACATATTGCCTGTAACTTTAGTTGAAAGAAAAACTACTTAA
- a CDS encoding carbohydrate kinase family protein, translated as MISFNKKIEFYDKEIDVLAVGELLIDMISKEYSNNFQSNDYQRYFGGSPANIAMNITKLGIKSQIVSAVGNDGLGDFLMQHLKNNNINTSMVKQVDYPTSIVLITKSIGTPVPIFYRNADFKVHYSEELEGTIKKTKIVHFSCWPLSMQPFRNTMEQIIKIARKNKIIIAFDPNYHRMIWERGHDGIEYVKSIIKYVDIIKPSEDDAQRLFGKDTIDNQIDKFLELGAKLVIMTLGKGGAVVSNGNEKIKIPTLASDVVDTTGAGDAFWSGFYAAIIKGYTVKQSLYLASAVSAYKLRFLGAVVELPSIEKIKNIYEL; from the coding sequence ATGATAAGTTTTAATAAGAAAATAGAATTTTATGATAAGGAAATTGATGTATTAGCAGTAGGTGAGTTACTTATAGACATGATATCAAAGGAATATAGTAATAACTTCCAAAGTAATGATTACCAAAGGTATTTTGGAGGATCTCCAGCAAACATTGCAATGAATATAACGAAACTAGGAATAAAGTCTCAAATTGTAAGTGCTGTAGGTAATGATGGTTTGGGAGACTTTTTAATGCAACACTTAAAGAACAATAATATTAATACCAGTATGGTAAAGCAAGTTGATTATCCAACTAGCATTGTTTTGATAACAAAAAGCATAGGAACTCCGGTACCTATATTCTATAGAAATGCTGATTTCAAAGTACATTATAGCGAAGAACTGGAGGGAACAATAAAAAAGACAAAGATTGTACATTTCTCTTGTTGGCCATTATCAATGCAACCATTTAGAAATACTATGGAGCAAATTATTAAAATAGCCCGAAAGAATAAAATTATTATTGCGTTTGACCCAAATTATCATCGTATGATATGGGAAAGAGGTCATGATGGCATAGAATATGTAAAATCAATTATTAAGTATGTAGACATAATAAAACCATCTGAGGATGATGCACAAAGATTGTTTGGTAAAGATACAATTGACAATCAAATTGATAAATTTTTAGAGCTAGGAGCAAAACTTGTAATAATGACTCTTGGTAAAGGTGGGGCTGTTGTTTCAAATGGTAATGAAAAGATAAAAATACCTACATTAGCTAGCGACGTAGTTGATACAACAGGTGCGGGAGATGCATTTTGGTCGGGTTTTTATGCAGCAATTATAAAGGGTTATACAGTTAAGCAATCTCTTTATTTAGCATCAGCAGTTAGTGCTTATAAACTTAGGTTTTTGGGTGCAGTAGTTGAGTTACCTTCAATAGAAAAAATAAAAAATATTTATGAATTATAG
- a CDS encoding GtrA family protein, with product MITFENIYNNLKNNEKLTHILRFGFVGGLNTVIDFGIFSVLNSILGVNYVISQIVSYLGGTLNSYFLNKFWTFNDTKTSKKTTKEIVQFAVVNSASLGISLLGMSILLSNNSMNPLIAKIISMVLAQVVNFLGYRFWVFGTTVKASSGTNGIA from the coding sequence ATGATTACTTTTGAAAATATTTACAATAATTTAAAAAACAATGAAAAACTTACACATATTTTAAGGTTTGGATTTGTAGGTGGATTAAATACTGTAATTGACTTTGGAATATTTTCTGTCCTTAATAGTATTTTGGGTGTTAACTATGTTATAAGTCAAATAGTGTCATATTTAGGTGGTACGTTAAATAGTTACTTCTTAAATAAATTTTGGACTTTTAATGATACGAAAACAAGTAAAAAAACGACAAAAGAGATTGTTCAGTTCGCTGTTGTTAATTCAGCTTCCCTAGGTATAAGTTTATTAGGTATGAGTATTTTACTTAGCAACAATTCCATGAATCCTTTAATTGCAAAAATTATTTCCATGGTTTTAGCTCAGGTTGTTAATTTTTTAGGATACAGATTTTGGGTTTTTGGTACAACTGTCAAAGCTTCATCTGGAACCAATGGAATAGCTTGA